The following proteins are encoded in a genomic region of Ananas comosus cultivar F153 linkage group 25, ASM154086v1, whole genome shotgun sequence:
- the LOC109703582 gene encoding uncharacterized protein LOC109703582 isoform X2, with protein sequence MLLKSIPNTKPISISDTPHSMTLSELLSKANATPISIHGDTQVPITGIQHNSKEISPGDLFVCCFGSKTDGHLYITEACEKGASAVVVTEVVNVEEEALHCCRALVIVEDTNSILPRLAASFFGHPSKRLSVVGITGTNGKTTTTHLVKSVFEAMGSKSGMLGTLGYCIDEDNKLEAVNTTPDALTIQRLMAEMARNRADAIVMEASSHGLELGRCDEIDFDVAVFTNLTRDHLDFHVTEERYRESKLKLFDKMLDPDKHRKVVNIDDPNASYFIARGNADVPLVTFGMDSKNCDVRPLGLEISLFGTKLSISTPKGVVEINSALVGRYNVYNILAAVSVGIAVGGQLEEIKRGIEGLAGVPGRCELIDEGQNFGVIVDYAHTPDALSRLLDAMRELAPKRIITVFGCGGQRDSGKRPLMTRIATNKSDVVILTSDNPRNEDPLNILEGMLAGVGWTIQDYVQLTHDKNYAQLNNGCQLLVHDLRRVALQAAIAMGKEGDIIVVAGKGHETYQIEGETRKFFDDREECREALRYVRELKKAGIDISELSWGVTG encoded by the exons ATGCTCCTCAAATCCATACCCAACACAAAACCAATCTCTATCTCTGACACCCCCCACTCCATGACCCTTTCCGAGCTCCTAAGCAAAGCCAACGCTACTCCTATCTCAATTCATGGAGATACACAGGTACCAATCACAGGGATTCAACACAATTCTAAGGAGATTAGCCCTGGCGATCTATTTGTTTGTTGTTTTGGGTCGAAAACCGACGGCCATTTGTATATTACTGAAGCTTGTGAGAAAGGAGCTTCAGCTGTTGTGGTTACTGAGGTAGTTAATGTTGAAGAGGAGGCCTTACATTGTTGTAGAGCCCTTGTAATAGTGGAGGACACCAATTCGATCCTCCCTCGCCTTGCCGCCTCCTTCTTCGGCCACCCGTCGAAGCGGCTCTCCGTCGTCGGGATCACCGGCACCAACGGTAAAACCACGACGACCCATCTGGTCAAATCGGTGTTCGAAGCAATGGGATCGAAATCGGGGATGTTGGGAACACTTGGTTACTGTATTGATGAAGATAACAAGTTGGAAGCAGTTAACACAACACCTGATGCCTTGACCATTCAGAGACTGATGGCGGAAATGGCGCGGAACAGGGCCGATGCCATCGTGATGGAGGCTTCGTCGCATGGGCTGGAATTGGGGAGGTGCGACGAGATTGACTTCGACGTCGCGGTGTTCACCAACCTTACACGAGACCACTTAGATTTCCATGTAACCGAAGAGCGGTACAGAGAGAGCAAGCTCAAGCTGTTCGACAAAATGCTCGATCCAGATAAGCATAGAAAAGTTGTGAACATTGATGATCCAAATGCGTCGTATTTTATCGCGCGGGGTAATGCAGACGTACCTCTTGTGACCTTTGGAATGGATAGCAAAAATTGCGACGTGCGACCTCTGGGGCTCGAGATTTCTTTGTTTGGGACGAAGCTTTCGATTAGTACACCAAAGGGAGTAGTAGAAATCAACTCTGCGTTGGTGGGTCGGTACAATGTGTACAACATTCTTGCTGCAGTTTCTGTTGGGATCGCAGTTGGGGGGCAATTAGAGGAGATTAAGAGGGGGATTGAGGGGTTAGCTGGAGTTCCGGGCCGGTGTGAATTGATCGATGAAGGTCAAAACTTCGGAGTTATTGTCGACTATGCGCATACGCCGGATGCTTTGTCAAGACTTTTGGATGCCATGAGAGAGCTCGCTCCGAAGAGAATCATAACTG TTTTCGGGTGTGGCGGCCAACGAGATAGCGGAAAGAGACCGCTCATGACCCGAATTGCTACCAACAAAAGCGATGTTGTTATTCTAACCTCTGACAATCCCAGGAATGAAGATCCAT TGAATATCTTGGAAGGCATGTTAGCTGGTGTTGGATGGACCATACAAGATTATGTGCAACTTACTCATGACAAGAATTATGCGCAGCTTAACAATGGGTGTCAGCTTCTTGTCCATGATCTCAGAAGAGTTGCTCTGCAAGCTGCCATTGCCATGGGAAAGGAAGGAGACATTATC GTTGTTGCAGGGAAAGGCCACGAAACATATCAAATCGAAGGTGAAACGCGGAAATTCTTTGACGACAGAGAAGAGTGCCGAGAAGCTCTGCGTTACGTCCGCGAGTTGAAGAAAGCAGGAATAGACATCAGTGAACTTTCATGGGGG GTTACAGGATAG
- the LOC109703582 gene encoding uncharacterized protein LOC109703582 isoform X1 — translation MLLKSIPNTKPISISDTPHSMTLSELLSKANATPISIHGDTQVPITGIQHNSKEISPGDLFVCCFGSKTDGHLYITEACEKGASAVVVTEVVNVEEEALHCCRALVIVEDTNSILPRLAASFFGHPSKRLSVVGITGTNGKTTTTHLVKSVFEAMGSKSGMLGTLGYCIDEDNKLEAVNTTPDALTIQRLMAEMARNRADAIVMEASSHGLELGRCDEIDFDVAVFTNLTRDHLDFHVTEERYRESKLKLFDKMLDPDKHRKVVNIDDPNASYFIARGNADVPLVTFGMDSKNCDVRPLGLEISLFGTKLSISTPKGVVEINSALVGRYNVYNILAAVSVGIAVGGQLEEIKRGIEGLAGVPGRCELIDEGQNFGVIVDYAHTPDALSRLLDAMRELAPKRIITVFGCGGQRDSGKRPLMTRIATNKSDVVILTSDNPRNEDPLNILEGMLAGVGWTIQDYVQLTHDKNYAQLNNGCQLLVHDLRRVALQAAIAMGKEGDIIVVAGKGHETYQIEGETRKFFDDREECREALRYVRELKKAGIDISELSWGVNRQLFFSI, via the exons ATGCTCCTCAAATCCATACCCAACACAAAACCAATCTCTATCTCTGACACCCCCCACTCCATGACCCTTTCCGAGCTCCTAAGCAAAGCCAACGCTACTCCTATCTCAATTCATGGAGATACACAGGTACCAATCACAGGGATTCAACACAATTCTAAGGAGATTAGCCCTGGCGATCTATTTGTTTGTTGTTTTGGGTCGAAAACCGACGGCCATTTGTATATTACTGAAGCTTGTGAGAAAGGAGCTTCAGCTGTTGTGGTTACTGAGGTAGTTAATGTTGAAGAGGAGGCCTTACATTGTTGTAGAGCCCTTGTAATAGTGGAGGACACCAATTCGATCCTCCCTCGCCTTGCCGCCTCCTTCTTCGGCCACCCGTCGAAGCGGCTCTCCGTCGTCGGGATCACCGGCACCAACGGTAAAACCACGACGACCCATCTGGTCAAATCGGTGTTCGAAGCAATGGGATCGAAATCGGGGATGTTGGGAACACTTGGTTACTGTATTGATGAAGATAACAAGTTGGAAGCAGTTAACACAACACCTGATGCCTTGACCATTCAGAGACTGATGGCGGAAATGGCGCGGAACAGGGCCGATGCCATCGTGATGGAGGCTTCGTCGCATGGGCTGGAATTGGGGAGGTGCGACGAGATTGACTTCGACGTCGCGGTGTTCACCAACCTTACACGAGACCACTTAGATTTCCATGTAACCGAAGAGCGGTACAGAGAGAGCAAGCTCAAGCTGTTCGACAAAATGCTCGATCCAGATAAGCATAGAAAAGTTGTGAACATTGATGATCCAAATGCGTCGTATTTTATCGCGCGGGGTAATGCAGACGTACCTCTTGTGACCTTTGGAATGGATAGCAAAAATTGCGACGTGCGACCTCTGGGGCTCGAGATTTCTTTGTTTGGGACGAAGCTTTCGATTAGTACACCAAAGGGAGTAGTAGAAATCAACTCTGCGTTGGTGGGTCGGTACAATGTGTACAACATTCTTGCTGCAGTTTCTGTTGGGATCGCAGTTGGGGGGCAATTAGAGGAGATTAAGAGGGGGATTGAGGGGTTAGCTGGAGTTCCGGGCCGGTGTGAATTGATCGATGAAGGTCAAAACTTCGGAGTTATTGTCGACTATGCGCATACGCCGGATGCTTTGTCAAGACTTTTGGATGCCATGAGAGAGCTCGCTCCGAAGAGAATCATAACTG TTTTCGGGTGTGGCGGCCAACGAGATAGCGGAAAGAGACCGCTCATGACCCGAATTGCTACCAACAAAAGCGATGTTGTTATTCTAACCTCTGACAATCCCAGGAATGAAGATCCAT TGAATATCTTGGAAGGCATGTTAGCTGGTGTTGGATGGACCATACAAGATTATGTGCAACTTACTCATGACAAGAATTATGCGCAGCTTAACAATGGGTGTCAGCTTCTTGTCCATGATCTCAGAAGAGTTGCTCTGCAAGCTGCCATTGCCATGGGAAAGGAAGGAGACATTATC GTTGTTGCAGGGAAAGGCCACGAAACATATCAAATCGAAGGTGAAACGCGGAAATTCTTTGACGACAGAGAAGAGTGCCGAGAAGCTCTGCGTTACGTCCGCGAGTTGAAGAAAGCAGGAATAGACATCAGTGAACTTTCATGGGGGGTAAATAGGCAATTGTTCTTTTCTATTTAA